From the genome of Pukyongia salina, one region includes:
- a CDS encoding C1 family peptidase translates to MRYLIFLFGILFTISTYAQQPYKFTTEIDLETTPVISQGRTGTCWSFSSTSFLESEIIRLTGKEIDLSEMYTVRNTYPKKAENYVMRQGKAQFSEGGLAHDVMNSVRDYGLVPQSAYSGIFKGETGHNHAEMAAVLTAMVETYVDNPGRKLSKKWDDAIEAVLDVYMGQNPNIFAYEGRQYTPMSFLEMTKIVPEDYITITSFTQAPFYSEFILNIPDNWSYGSMYNVPLDEMIATLDNALKNGFTVELDCDVSERTFSSKDGVAVIPKDADNNIKALQGVYPEMSISQEYRQGEFENFTTTDDHLMHITGILRDQNGTKYYKVKNSWGTDESRNANGGYVYFSEAYMKLKAISITIHKDAVPQATAKKLNL, encoded by the coding sequence ATGCGATATCTCATTTTTCTCTTCGGAATCCTATTCACAATAAGTACTTACGCACAGCAGCCGTATAAGTTCACAACCGAAATTGACCTGGAGACCACGCCGGTAATCAGCCAGGGACGCACCGGTACCTGCTGGAGTTTTTCCAGTACGTCTTTTTTAGAATCGGAGATCATCAGGCTTACCGGGAAGGAGATCGATCTTTCCGAAATGTATACCGTGCGAAACACCTACCCGAAAAAAGCCGAGAATTATGTGATGCGACAAGGAAAAGCGCAGTTTAGTGAAGGCGGGCTGGCTCACGATGTGATGAACTCTGTGAGGGATTATGGGCTCGTCCCGCAATCGGCTTACAGTGGGATATTTAAAGGTGAGACCGGGCATAATCATGCCGAGATGGCCGCTGTCTTAACAGCCATGGTAGAGACCTATGTGGACAACCCCGGAAGAAAACTCAGCAAGAAATGGGACGATGCCATAGAAGCGGTACTAGATGTTTACATGGGGCAAAATCCAAATATTTTTGCCTACGAAGGAAGACAGTACACGCCCATGTCGTTTCTTGAAATGACTAAGATAGTTCCCGAGGATTATATAACTATAACCTCTTTTACCCAGGCTCCATTCTATTCAGAATTTATCCTGAATATTCCCGACAACTGGAGTTATGGAAGCATGTATAACGTACCTCTAGACGAGATGATCGCAACCCTGGACAATGCTCTAAAGAATGGATTCACCGTCGAATTGGACTGTGATGTAAGCGAACGTACCTTTTCATCTAAGGACGGGGTAGCTGTAATTCCGAAGGATGCCGATAATAATATAAAAGCCTTACAGGGAGTGTATCCTGAAATGAGTATTAGTCAGGAATATCGCCAGGGTGAATTTGAAAATTTCACAACCACCGATGATCATTTAATGCATATTACAGGGATACTGCGCGATCAAAACGGAACCAAGTATTATAAGGTGAAGAACAGCTGGGGAACCGATGAGAGCAGAAATGCCAATGGTGGCTACGTGTATTTTAGTGAAGCCTATATGAAACTTAAAGCCATTAGCATTACAATTCATAAGGATGCGGTGCCTCAGGCCACAGCGAAAAAGTTAAATTTATAA
- a CDS encoding tetratricopeptide repeat protein, giving the protein MIRSFFLVFFLLNLSPIFSQNDVVSIVEEGIVYHDRGEFDKAIATYETALEIDPKSAMVLYEIGLSYYHKGDFKTDIKYYDKVLDLNNEHLLPATINKGLSLDNMGKSKAAYKLFKKAVNEFKNEPTLHYNLAYQLYKKGEPETAIEELTTAIKLDPVYPTSHLLMGFLQFETNNRVQALLSYHYFLFLNPGSERARDVFVDINSIMGGNVTIEDGNTKSINISLSADLNSEFSASELLLALLASGISDEENKDLSREELFIKNSTRFFKHLGEMKERHGNSESIYWNFYIPFFDKLAKSDHMEAYFYHITENINESSAKWIEEHTLEMFAFEKWIGQ; this is encoded by the coding sequence ATGATCCGTAGCTTTTTCCTGGTATTTTTTTTACTGAATTTATCTCCGATATTTTCTCAAAACGATGTAGTTAGTATAGTGGAAGAAGGGATCGTATATCACGACCGTGGGGAATTCGACAAGGCTATTGCTACCTACGAAACCGCCCTTGAGATCGACCCGAAATCGGCTATGGTTCTTTATGAGATCGGCCTAAGTTATTATCACAAAGGGGATTTTAAAACGGACATAAAATATTACGACAAGGTGCTAGATCTTAACAACGAACACCTTTTGCCGGCAACAATAAACAAAGGTCTTAGTCTTGATAATATGGGAAAATCCAAAGCGGCGTATAAACTCTTTAAAAAGGCCGTGAACGAATTTAAGAACGAACCTACTCTTCATTATAATCTGGCCTATCAACTGTATAAAAAAGGAGAACCCGAGACCGCAATCGAAGAATTAACTACCGCTATAAAACTCGATCCTGTATACCCTACCTCTCATTTATTAATGGGTTTCCTGCAGTTTGAAACCAATAATCGAGTACAGGCATTACTATCTTATCATTATTTCCTTTTTCTAAACCCCGGCTCGGAGAGGGCCAGGGATGTTTTTGTAGACATTAATAGCATTATGGGAGGAAATGTAACCATAGAAGACGGAAATACGAAATCAATAAACATTAGTCTATCCGCCGATCTGAACAGCGAATTTTCTGCCTCCGAATTATTACTGGCATTACTGGCTTCAGGTATTTCGGACGAAGAGAATAAAGATCTGTCTCGGGAAGAACTTTTTATTAAGAACAGCACCCGATTCTTTAAACATCTGGGTGAAATGAAGGAACGCCACGGAAATTCTGAAAGTATATACTGGAATTTCTATATCCCTTTCTTCGATAAATTGGCGAAATCGGATCATATGGAAGCATACTTCTATCATATTACCGAGAACATCAATGAGAGTTCGGCCAAATGGATAGAGGAACACACCCTGGAAATGTTCGCTTTCGAAAAATGGATAGGCCAGTAA
- a CDS encoding 1,4-dihydroxy-2-naphthoyl-CoA synthase, translated as MSTPNWKTAKEYTDITYKKCDGVARIAFNRPEVRNAFRPKTTSELLDAFHDAQEDTSIGVVLLSAEGPSPKDGVYSFCSGGDQSVRGHQGYVGEDGYHRLNILEVQRLIRFMPKAVIAVVPGWAVGGGHSLHVVCDMTLASEEHAIFKQTDADVTSFDGGYGSAYLAKMVGQKKAREIFFLGRNYSAREAYEMGMVNAVIPHDKLESTAFEWAQEVLAKSPTSIKMLKFAMNLTDDGMVGQQVFAGEATRLAYMTDEAKEGRDAFLEKRKPNFEKKWLP; from the coding sequence ATGAGCACACCGAACTGGAAAACGGCCAAAGAATATACCGATATCACTTATAAAAAGTGCGACGGGGTCGCCCGGATAGCGTTTAACAGACCCGAAGTTAGGAATGCGTTCCGGCCAAAGACCACTTCAGAGTTACTTGATGCCTTTCACGATGCCCAGGAGGATACCAGTATTGGTGTGGTGCTGCTTTCTGCTGAAGGGCCCTCGCCCAAAGACGGAGTTTACAGTTTTTGTAGCGGGGGAGACCAATCTGTACGCGGTCATCAGGGGTATGTGGGTGAAGATGGGTACCACCGGCTTAACATCCTCGAGGTGCAACGACTTATTCGATTTATGCCCAAAGCCGTTATAGCTGTAGTTCCCGGGTGGGCGGTAGGAGGAGGACATAGTCTTCATGTGGTGTGCGATATGACCCTCGCCAGTGAAGAGCATGCTATCTTTAAACAAACCGATGCCGATGTAACCAGTTTTGACGGTGGCTATGGCAGTGCTTATCTGGCTAAGATGGTTGGACAGAAAAAGGCCAGGGAGATCTTTTTCCTGGGAAGGAATTATTCGGCGCGGGAAGCATATGAAATGGGTATGGTAAATGCTGTGATTCCGCACGACAAACTGGAATCTACCGCCTTCGAGTGGGCACAGGAGGTCCTGGCAAAATCGCCAACATCGATAAAAATGCTGAAATTTGCCATGAATCTTACAGACGATGGTATGGTGGGGCAGCAGGTATTTGCGGGTGAGGCCACCAGACTTGCTTATATGACAGACGAAGCAAAGGAAGGAAGGGACGCTTTTCTTGAAAAAAGAAAGCCCAACTTCGAGAAAAAGTGGCTGCCTTAG